The following DNA comes from Weissella koreensis KACC 15510.
ATGTAAGTCGAATAAACTATCCCGTAATTCGGGTAACACCGTTTCAACATATAACTTTGATCCCAGAAAATCACCTTCAATAATATAATTTTCACTAAGTTGATTTAACCAATCATCGGTATCTGGTCGGGCCATTGCAAAATCAAATAATTGAAAAATAGCCGTTTGTAGAGGAGTATCATTCCCATTTTTATCAATAAATTGTGTCGATAAATCTAAAAAATCTTTATTATCAACAAGATTATAATTTTGTTCTAAAACCTTGGCTAAAATTTGCTGCATTGCTAATTTCTTCTCAGCATTATCAGCGATCCGAAATTGTGGATCTAAGTCAATTGCATAATGATATTGCTCAATGAGTCTCAGCGCAAAGGCGTCCACAGTGGAAATATTAGCAATTTTTATCAATCTTAGCTGTTTCATTAAATGACCACGTTCTGATCCTTGCATGTTTTTCAGACGGTTACGTATTTCTTTTTCTAAACGCTCTTTCATTTCTGCTGCTGCAGCTTCAGTAAAAGTTACAATTAGAAATTCATCAATATTATCACCATCTAATAAACGTGTTAAAACACGTTCTACCAACACCCTAGTTTTACCAGAACCAGCTGATGCTGAAACTAGAATATTTTGTTCTCGTGTCTCAATGGCAGCTTGTTGTTGTTTAGTAAATTGCATCTACTTACCCTCCTGCTCCAATAATTTGGCTTGCATTTGCTTCAAAGCTTCTGGTGCTTTCAATGATTTTAAATCCCGATACTTATTATTTAACATAGCATCAAATTGAATTACATCCCGATAATCCGTATATTGAAGTCCATTATGGGTTCCTTGTCGATATGGTGCAATTGGGAATTTACCTGCCAAAATTTTACCAGCTAATGTCTTAATTTGGGCTTTATTATATTTTAAAAGTGTCTCTAATTTTTCCGAAGTTACTACATCCGAATTTGCCTTGAATTTTCCGTCTGCCTTTCGTTCAATTCGATAGGGAGTGTCATCATTCATTTCTAATTGTTCAATAAATCCTTCATCATCTTCAATCAATCCTTGATATTTAAGTTCCTGTTTGGATTCTTGAACAGCCGTTTGTTGTTGGAATTGATATGTTTCTTGGCCTGTTTGGACAAAAGGCTCATGAATTTCCCGTTGTAGTTCCATAAAATTAGCAGCTTGCACTTTCATACCATTAGTCTGATTTAGATTCATTGCCTCCCAATAAGTAAGGAGTTGTAATTCTAGTCCATTAAATGCTTCTGTATAATTGAATTTTCGTTGTTTAGACTTATAATCGATAATTGCTAAATAATTTTGATCACGTTGGCTATTATGAACCATATCATATCGATCAACTTTTCCTCTAACTGTTACCACATTTTCACCCATCTTAAACTGTAAAGGTTTCAGTAACCCCTGACCAAATGTAGTTTCAGTTCCTTGAGTTATAATACCAGCACTTTCACGCTGACCACGTTGCATATTCACTAAGGCATAATGCACCCGTTCGGCTAAATTACGCGTGATAAATTCAAACCGCTTACTAGTTGTAAAAATTTCAAATGTTGGATCATCAGCTGCTAAAATCGATTTCAATGTTTGTGTTTCTAATTGCTCCAAAGCCTCATTTGATAACGCGCCCAATGGTTCCTTTTTTAGCTGTATGAATACTTTTTCTAAAATGGCATGCATTAATGAACCTTGTTCACCAGCCGTTAATTCCATTTCAGAACGTGGCTGTAATTTCAAACCATAATGTAATAAAAATTCATATGGATTTTTAGCATACGTTTCTAAACGTGAAATGGAAGTTTTCAATTCAGTCCCAAAGAGAGCTTGAACTAAAGTCTTCTCAATTTGTTCACTTTGATTTCGGTAATTCAAGGAAGTTAATAATTTTTTGTATTTTTGAATATCACTAGTATCTGGATAATTTTGTTGAACTTCATCTAACGCATTTTTCACCAATTGCCAACCAGCTGCCAACGGTTGCTGATTTTGTTGTGCAATTCCAGCCGCTAAAATAAATTGAGCCCGAGCACTGGCGATCGTTCCGGTTAGTTGATCTAATTCTATTAAGTCTTTTTGTTCATCAGTTAAATAACTAATCTGTTGTATGGGTAACTGAAAAGCACGTTGAAGACGCTCAACATATGTTGAAGGTTTTAACTTACTATTACCATCTGATGTTGGAAACGACCAAATAATTTTTCGTTCTCCAATCATCATCGCTTGATATAGATTCAAACTATCCTGAGCCATCAAAATGTCAGTGGTATCTCGTAGTTTTTTACCATCTGGTAGCTGTTTTTGTAATTTTTTACGATCTAAGTCCTGCAAAAGTGACTTTTGATGAACAGTCGCTGGTAAATTAATATTGGTAGCACCAAAAATAATCACATTAGGCACTCCAACCAACTGAACCATTCCTGTTTCCGTTACTAACACTTGATCCATTGCAGCGGGAATTCCAGAATACTTAGCATTACTAAACGCGGCCATCAAGGCTTCATTTAGTTCTGATATCGTTAAACTTTGTTGATCAAAAACCGTTACAGTATCATCTAATATCGCCATTAATTGATTCCAAACTTGCTCCATTTGTTGTGCTGCAGCCATATCACCATTAGCTACGGCTTGGTCTCGCCAAACCAAAATTCGCTGATCCACACCTTGATCTTTCAGGAATTGATACAATTGCTGCACCATCTGACGGACGTTAGGGCTTTGGGATAATTGAGTTAAAAATGGTGCAATTTTTTGAGAGATTTGATCATGAATCAATGCTAATTGCGCATCATTTTCACTAGCCCGCTGGCGTAAACTTTCTTCACTATTCTCGTCGATTTGATAATCATATTTCCAGACTTTTGGATCAATCCATCGTTGACCAAAATAATTCTTTGAAAGAGCAAAATTCTCAGTAATTGCCAGCGCCTCTCGATAAGCTTTTATATCTGTATCTTTTGGAATTAATAACTCCGTTTTAAGCAAGTTTAAAATTGAATTTAATGAATATTGAGGACTCAAATTAAGCAACTGTTTAACAAAAGCTATCAATGGATGATTCGTCATCATCTGATCATTATCAAGATATAGAGGCAAATTATATTTAGCAAAAATAGCCGGTATTATATTTTGATATTGCCCCAGATCTGGTGTCATCAATACAAAATCACGGTAACGTGCTTTTTCATTGATAATCTCGTTATGAAGTTTTTGAGCAATTTGCTCAATTTCTTGATACTTAGAAGTCGCCCCCCATAATTCAATATCATCATTTTTAGTTGGGGCTGGAATCCCATTATGTTCATATTCAATCCAAAAATCAGAAATACCTTTTAAGCCTGATTTAACCGGACGTTCTTGATCAATCGCCTGAATAACAACTGTTTGAAGATAGCTTTGTGCAGCCGCTTGTAGTTGTTGTGCCAATCTTTTAGGAGCAAAAAACAATTCATTTTCATCTAAATTATGATTAAGATGTGATGCCGAACCATTTTCACCAGGCAAAGCGATAGTGACCTCGGCGCTCATAGCAATTAATGCTTCAACTACGCCCACTTCTGATGGAGTCATTTGTGAATAACCATCGATATAAAAATATTGTGATGACAAATCTACCTCGCCCCGCAATAAATATTGTTTTAGAACGCCTAATAAATCACTATTCAAAAATTGATTGCGCTGCCCTAATTCATCGTCTAAATTTGTACCAATCAAAACTAAGTCTAATAATTTATTTTGCAGAACAGGCTCATCATCAAGGTTATCGGCCATTGCCTGGACCTCATCCCATGTTAGCCCAGCCTGCTTTATTTCTTGGATTTGACTTGCCATTTGGCTAATAAAACCTTGCTTATTCAATAAGTTACCATATAATTTCAACTCAGTTTGGTGTTCATTCAAAAGGCTTTGAATTAACATTACTAGCGCTTCAGGTGATAAATTTGCTCTTTGATATAACTTGGTTTCGTTCATATAATACCAAGCTAATCTTGACAAGGAGAAAACTTGAACCTTAGGAGTTACCAAAGCTGATCCACTCCTATGATCGAGTTGCGCCAAACGCTTTAAAACATTAATTTCAGTTTTGAATTTTATTTTATTTGGTACTAAATAAAAAAATTGACCATCTTTTTTTGATTGCCGTGTTTTTTTAATCTTTTCTAATAAGGCTAATTCTCGATCTTTAGTACCATCACCAAACAAAATTGTTAATCCCATAATTAATTTTGATCCTCTCTTTGACGTCGCGCTTTTTTAGCAGCCTTTTGTCGTATCCGAATAGCTTTAAAAAAATCTTTCATTAAGGTACTGGCCTCTGTTGCCCTAACCCCTTGATGCACCTCTACCTGATGATTTAATCGATCATCTTCCAATAAATGATACATTGAATGTACTCCACCGGCTTTATAATCTTCAGCTCCATAATATACCGTCTTAATCCGCGCTTGTTGCAATAAACCTGCGCACATTATGCAAGGTTCAACGGTGACAAACAACTCTGCTTCGGGCAAACGCCAACTTTTTTGTTGCCGGCTAGCTTCTAAAACAGCTTGAAATTCGGCATGTTGACTTGGATCTTCAAACCGTTCACGTAGATTGAAACCACGCCCAATAATTTGACCATCTAATACCACCACCGCTCCAATTGGGACCTCACCTAAGGCATAAGCTTTTTTAGCTTCCACTAAGGCAGCCCCCATGAAAGTATGAATTTGTTGTTCTGTTAACATTAACATTTCCTCCATCAATACCTGGTAAAAAAGCTAGGCCAATTTGACCTAGCC
Coding sequences within:
- a CDS encoding nucleoside deaminase, whose product is MLTEQQIHTFMGAALVEAKKAYALGEVPIGAVVVLDGQIIGRGFNLRERFEDPSQHAEFQAVLEASRQQKSWRLPEAELFVTVEPCIMCAGLLQQARIKTVYYGAEDYKAGGVHSMYHLLEDDRLNHQVEVHQGVRATEASTLMKDFFKAIRIRQKAAKKARRQREDQN
- a CDS encoding PD-(D/E)XK nuclease family protein, which encodes MGLTILFGDGTKDRELALLEKIKKTRQSKKDGQFFYLVPNKIKFKTEINVLKRLAQLDHRSGSALVTPKVQVFSLSRLAWYYMNETKLYQRANLSPEALVMLIQSLLNEHQTELKLYGNLLNKQGFISQMASQIQEIKQAGLTWDEVQAMADNLDDEPVLQNKLLDLVLIGTNLDDELGQRNQFLNSDLLGVLKQYLLRGEVDLSSQYFYIDGYSQMTPSEVGVVEALIAMSAEVTIALPGENGSASHLNHNLDENELFFAPKRLAQQLQAAAQSYLQTVVIQAIDQERPVKSGLKGISDFWIEYEHNGIPAPTKNDDIELWGATSKYQEIEQIAQKLHNEIINEKARYRDFVLMTPDLGQYQNIIPAIFAKYNLPLYLDNDQMMTNHPLIAFVKQLLNLSPQYSLNSILNLLKTELLIPKDTDIKAYREALAITENFALSKNYFGQRWIDPKVWKYDYQIDENSEESLRQRASENDAQLALIHDQISQKIAPFLTQLSQSPNVRQMVQQLYQFLKDQGVDQRILVWRDQAVANGDMAAAQQMEQVWNQLMAILDDTVTVFDQQSLTISELNEALMAAFSNAKYSGIPAAMDQVLVTETGMVQLVGVPNVIIFGATNINLPATVHQKSLLQDLDRKKLQKQLPDGKKLRDTTDILMAQDSLNLYQAMMIGERKIIWSFPTSDGNSKLKPSTYVERLQRAFQLPIQQISYLTDEQKDLIELDQLTGTIASARAQFILAAGIAQQNQQPLAAGWQLVKNALDEVQQNYPDTSDIQKYKKLLTSLNYRNQSEQIEKTLVQALFGTELKTSISRLETYAKNPYEFLLHYGLKLQPRSEMELTAGEQGSLMHAILEKVFIQLKKEPLGALSNEALEQLETQTLKSILAADDPTFEIFTTSKRFEFITRNLAERVHYALVNMQRGQRESAGIITQGTETTFGQGLLKPLQFKMGENVVTVRGKVDRYDMVHNSQRDQNYLAIIDYKSKQRKFNYTEAFNGLELQLLTYWEAMNLNQTNGMKVQAANFMELQREIHEPFVQTGQETYQFQQQTAVQESKQELKYQGLIEDDEGFIEQLEMNDDTPYRIERKADGKFKANSDVVTSEKLETLLKYNKAQIKTLAGKILAGKFPIAPYRQGTHNGLQYTDYRDVIQFDAMLNNKYRDLKSLKAPEALKQMQAKLLEQEGK